A window of Hymenobacter aerilatus contains these coding sequences:
- the hisD gene encoding histidinol dehydrogenase yields MQTFQYPVPAEWPALQQRAAAAEAAEVEARVAQIFVDVRQRGDEALRHYAATFDGVQLTDLRVSGAELEAAAAQVPAELQQAIRQARANVEKFHATQFYTEEPVETMSGVTCWRKSVPVQRVGLYIPGGTAPLFSTLLMLGVPARLAGCPEVVLCTPPQKDGSVNPVILFTAQLLGITTIIKAGGAQAVAALTGGTESVPAVDKIFGPGNRYVTAAKQLATRYGVAIDMPAGPSEVLVIADSTANPAFVAADLLSQAEHGPDSQVLLLTDSVELLPRVTAEVTRQLAELPRREVAAQALQESRAILLRTPEEMLFFSNQYAPEHLILSVENAEQLAEGVTSAGSVFLGHLTPEAAGDYASGTNHTLPTNGYARNYSGVSLDSFLKKITFQRITAQGLQQVGPVVETMAEAEGLRAHARAVTLRLESLAKK; encoded by the coding sequence ATGCAAACCTTTCAATACCCCGTGCCGGCCGAGTGGCCAGCGTTGCAACAGCGGGCTGCCGCCGCCGAGGCCGCTGAGGTAGAGGCGCGCGTGGCGCAGATCTTTGTCGACGTGCGCCAGCGTGGCGACGAGGCCCTACGCCACTATGCCGCTACCTTCGATGGCGTGCAGCTCACCGACCTACGCGTGAGCGGGGCCGAGCTGGAAGCGGCTGCGGCGCAAGTGCCCGCCGAGTTGCAGCAGGCCATCCGGCAGGCCCGCGCCAACGTGGAGAAATTTCACGCTACTCAATTCTACACGGAAGAACCGGTAGAAACCATGTCGGGTGTGACGTGCTGGCGCAAATCGGTGCCGGTGCAGCGGGTAGGGTTGTACATTCCGGGCGGCACAGCGCCGCTGTTCAGCACCTTGCTGATGCTAGGCGTGCCGGCGAGGCTGGCCGGGTGCCCGGAGGTGGTGCTGTGCACGCCCCCGCAGAAAGACGGCTCCGTGAATCCGGTGATTTTGTTCACGGCCCAGCTGTTGGGCATCACTACTATTATTAAAGCGGGCGGGGCGCAGGCCGTGGCCGCCCTCACTGGCGGCACCGAAAGCGTGCCGGCCGTAGATAAAATCTTCGGCCCCGGCAACCGTTACGTAACGGCCGCCAAACAGCTGGCTACCCGCTACGGCGTGGCTATTGATATGCCCGCCGGGCCATCAGAGGTACTGGTCATTGCCGATAGTACCGCTAACCCCGCCTTCGTGGCGGCCGACTTGCTGAGCCAGGCCGAGCATGGCCCCGACTCGCAGGTGCTGCTGCTCACCGACTCGGTGGAATTGCTACCCCGGGTAACGGCCGAGGTAACGCGCCAACTCGCCGAGCTGCCCCGCCGCGAGGTAGCGGCCCAGGCCTTGCAGGAAAGCCGCGCCATTCTGCTGCGCACGCCGGAGGAAATGCTGTTTTTCTCGAACCAATACGCGCCCGAGCACCTGATTCTATCGGTGGAAAATGCCGAGCAGCTAGCGGAAGGTGTCACCAGCGCCGGTTCGGTGTTCCTGGGCCACCTCACGCCCGAAGCCGCCGGCGACTACGCTTCGGGTACTAACCACACGCTACCCACCAACGGCTACGCCCGCAACTACAGTGGCGTGTCGCTGGATTCGTTCCTGAAAAAAATCACCTTCCAGCGCATCACTGCCCAGGGGCTGCAACAGGTAGGACCCGTTGTGGAAACGATGGCCGAAGCCGAAGGCCTGCGCGCCCACGCCCGCGCCGTGACGCTGCGGCTGGAGTCGTTGGCGAAAAAGTAA
- the hisG gene encoding ATP phosphoribosyltransferase: MIRLAIQKSGRLSEDSLNLIRECGISFLSSTYKLKTEATNFPLEILFLRDDDIPGYVQDGVADLGIVGQNVLVEAGYPALEVETLGFSKCRLSLAVPRGADYKGVGDLEGKNIATSYPEILGRYLAGEGVKAQLHTISGSVEIAPSIGLADAICDIVSSGSTLLGNGLREVETVFRSEAVLIANQQLSAEKQELLDQLRFRMQAVRRARRNKYIILNAPIEALDQVKALLPGIKSPTVTKLAEEGWVSVQSVVNEDDFWHVTDQLKAVGAEGLLVLPIEKMIA; the protein is encoded by the coding sequence ATGATTCGTCTGGCCATTCAGAAGTCGGGCCGCCTGAGCGAAGATTCCCTGAATCTGATTCGCGAGTGCGGTATCTCCTTCCTCAGCAGCACCTACAAGCTCAAAACCGAAGCCACCAACTTCCCTCTCGAAATCCTGTTCCTGCGCGACGACGACATTCCCGGCTACGTGCAGGACGGCGTGGCTGACCTGGGCATTGTGGGGCAAAACGTGCTGGTTGAAGCTGGTTACCCCGCTCTAGAAGTGGAAACGCTAGGCTTCAGCAAGTGCCGCCTGAGCCTAGCTGTGCCTCGCGGCGCCGACTATAAAGGAGTAGGCGACCTGGAAGGAAAAAATATTGCCACGTCCTACCCTGAAATCTTGGGCCGCTACCTGGCCGGCGAAGGTGTGAAAGCCCAGTTGCACACCATCAGTGGGTCGGTGGAAATTGCCCCCAGCATTGGCCTGGCCGATGCTATTTGCGACATCGTGAGCAGCGGCTCTACCTTGCTGGGCAACGGCCTGCGCGAAGTGGAAACTGTATTTCGCTCCGAGGCCGTGCTGATTGCCAACCAGCAGCTATCGGCCGAAAAGCAGGAGCTGCTCGACCAACTGCGCTTCCGCATGCAGGCCGTACGTCGCGCCCGCCGCAACAAGTACATTATCCTGAACGCCCCCATCGAGGCGCTCGATCAAGTGAAGGCCTTGCTGCCCGGCATCAAGTCGCCTACCGTCACTAAGCTGGCCGAAGAAGGTTGGGTGTCGGTACAATCGGTGGTGAACGAGGACGACTTCTGGCACGTCACCGACCAGCTCAAAGCCGTTGGGGCCGAAGGCCTGCTTGTGCTGCCGATTGAAAAGATGATAGCCTAG
- a CDS encoding DUF2911 domain-containing protein has product MTLRSRCLLLACFGIWSGSALVGGSVAYAQQAPAADTTTQKSAGTPVQAPAALASATTGQPQLPLPQASPHAVIEQTLGLTDVTVDYHSPAVRSRAVWGGLVPYNQVWRAGANENTLITFSRPVKLNGKDVAAGQYSLYVYPRADSEWDFILNRVTTHWGTENYDPKDDVVHVPVLPEKANFQETLLYWFSEVKPASGRLNLTWERRTMSMLIETDVQTQVLAGIAQTLTQHPGNWQLLAQAADYLVQNNLQPELALRYINESLRLNDAYLNNWIKARLLASQQDYTTALIYTRKALKLGSKDDDDFKNQQATMRVALTEWQAKAY; this is encoded by the coding sequence ATGACTCTTCGCTCTCGCTGCCTGTTGCTGGCTTGTTTTGGTATATGGAGCGGCTCTGCCCTCGTCGGTGGCTCCGTTGCTTACGCCCAGCAGGCGCCTGCCGCTGATACTACCACACAAAAATCTGCTGGAACACCGGTACAGGCTCCGGCCGCTCTGGCATCCGCTACTACCGGACAACCCCAGCTTCCTCTTCCCCAGGCCAGCCCGCACGCCGTGATTGAGCAAACATTGGGACTGACGGACGTGACAGTGGATTATCACTCGCCTGCTGTTCGGAGCCGGGCCGTATGGGGTGGGCTGGTACCCTACAACCAGGTGTGGCGGGCGGGTGCCAACGAAAACACACTGATTACGTTTTCGCGCCCCGTGAAACTGAACGGCAAGGATGTGGCGGCGGGCCAGTACTCGCTGTATGTGTATCCGCGAGCTGATTCGGAATGGGACTTCATTCTGAACCGCGTGACCACGCACTGGGGTACCGAGAACTACGACCCCAAAGACGACGTGGTTCACGTACCCGTGCTGCCCGAAAAGGCAAACTTCCAGGAAACCTTGCTGTACTGGTTCTCGGAAGTGAAGCCTGCCAGCGGCCGCCTCAACCTTACCTGGGAACGGCGCACAATGAGTATGCTCATCGAAACCGACGTGCAAACGCAGGTGCTGGCCGGTATTGCCCAAACGCTCACCCAGCACCCCGGCAACTGGCAGCTGCTGGCCCAGGCCGCCGACTACCTCGTGCAGAACAACCTGCAACCAGAGCTAGCCCTGCGCTACATCAACGAGTCATTGCGCCTCAACGACGCCTACCTCAACAACTGGATCAAGGCCCGGCTGCTGGCTTCCCAGCAAGATTATACCACGGCGCTCATCTACACCCGCAAAGCCCTCAAGCTGGGCTCCAAGGACGATGATGATTTCAAAAATCAGCAAGCCACCATGCGCGTCGCCCTCACAGAGTGGCAGGCCAAGGCGTATTAG